The genome window GACGCAGCTGCACACGGCTCCCTCATGGACCTGGAAACTTTCCTGCATGGCAGGTGGGGATGAGGGACAGCTTTTTCCCTGGATCTTGTCACCTTCCTCTTTCACAGTGACAGAGGAGCCCAGACCCTTCTCTTCAGTCGCTTCTCTCCCCATCCTACCTCACAGCATCTCTGTCAGGAGGAAAGGCAGCTTCAGTCCACCATGACGGGATGGAGCACTCACCTGCGGAGTCTGTGCGGGGCTCAGGGTGGGCGTTCACACAGCACAGCCAGGCCCGTTTATCACCCTTAGCCCTGTGTTCCCAGCAACTGTCACTGCAGTTAGGATGTCACCCTCAGGACTTCCCTTCTCCAGGGGAAAGGGCTCCTTATGCACCTCTCCATCCTGGATGGCACCTCTGCGCTCTCCCTGGAGCCCTGCCATTTGCCTAGGCAGAAACTTTCTGTTCCTAATTACAGTCCCTGTGTGGTGATGAGGAGGGCTGTGAGGACGAACAGCACCCGAGTTTCCTGGCTCCTGGGAATTTTTCCTCATTTTACCCCCAAGACAGGAACTGAATTGGGAGAAACTTCTGAGAAATTGAACAATTTTCTCTCTAAACATTTCCAAGTTGAATAGCCctggtgagggctggagagatggctcagtggttaagcacttgttgctcctacagaggacccaggttcaattccaagcacacacagagaggctcacaaccatataatagctccaggggatctaatgccctcttctgacctagaTGATCATCAAGCACACATGATGCACCAAcatctatgcaggcaaaacacacattaaatgaatgaatgtaatacaaatacattttattttattttttttaaagctcaatAACACcataaacaaaattttcagggCCCGAGTCAGTGGCTGGTCTTCAGATGTGGTGTCCAGGGTGGGAAAGCAGGGGACATTTtggaagtctgtctgtctgtctgtttcttgcTCCTAGTGCTGACTCTACAGAGGAGTCACCTCCCTCCTGGCTGAGTTCTCCATTTCTCCTCCcgcctgtttctcttttcttcaatATCTCAATTTTCTTACTGAATGTCTAATACGGATTGGTGACTTTCTGGTCTACATCCCGAATTCACCTCTGCCATCCTGTTTTCTGAATCCTCTTTAAGGTCACTGATCAACTGAAAAcagcttttcttttattcattatttcaaacatttcattattttcacgTATAATGTAGTATGTGTGAACTCAAGGAGACTCCCCGGGTGGATTCATAAAAGAACATTACCATTTGAATTCAGTCAACATAGGATCAAGCAATACAGTAAAAAAGCAAACGGTTTGGAGCCCAGAAACTCACCAAAATTGGGTGAATACAACTTCTAAACTCCAAAGATGCAGCCAGTGTCATGAAGCAGGACACAGCAGAAGCTGAAgaacagtgagttccaagaaactTTGGTAAAGTTTCTGGATGAAGCACTGAGATGACCTCATGCACCGGCCGCCCTGGGGCTCTGTGATGAGCGCAGATCCTGAACACAGCGACAGGGATGTTCGAGGCTGCTGGAGGACATCTGTCAGTGGAATGGCCAGCATTCTGGCCCCCGGCACTCACCTTTCCATCTCAGGTAGGGAGGGAAGATCCTCAGGCTCACCTTTCCCCGTTTCCTGATCGGGTGATGTTTGTTAATGTGTGTATCTCCAGGGTTTGCAAAGTTATTGGCTACCATAAACTATCAGTGAAACTTCAATTTCCAAAGTTGTCACCATGTCAGGAAGAAGCAAGGCCACTGTGGAATCTCAGTGCCTGATACACAATTTTCATCTCCATCCTCCCACAATTATTTCATCTAACTCTCAAGTTTTCCTAggcttaattattattttttactacaTTGTTTTTTATGTAAGTTGACATTTCTTTAcagatgtatttttatattttggttttagCTCGATCTCAGGGAAGAGACATATAGATCTGAGCAATGTCTCATGATTTGGTACAAGAATGTTTTGTGTAGAACATGTTTGCCTACATCTACATCTTGAAGTATTTTTCTGCTGTAGTGTTAGAATTTGGGGCTTCACATGAAGGAAGGTCTGTGATTTGTCTTGAATTGCCTTTTACACAGGATGAAAAATAGGGTCCAGGATCATTCTTTACATGTTGACTTACTTTTCCAGGAGGATTtattgaagtttatttttagttatttctttttattgtttgagactaTTCCTAAAAGTATTGTTTTGCTGATTTTGTctcaatgttgtttttattaccacATAAAATACCTTTGGATTTGTATATTGACTTTatattctatgttttttttttaatggtcagATCCAAGAAATTTCTAGGGTCATTTAAGTGTAACATAATGTCATTTGATGCAAGGGTAGTCACCATCTTCACTCATaatcaatatagtgcttgaattATTAGCCTAAGTGATAAGgcaaaaaaaagttagaaataggaaaggaagagatAAAATTACCCTCCTTTGAAATACTTCAGAAATACTTCACTGTTTGTTGATTCACATAGAAGTAAGTTTCAAAAATTAGTGTGTTACCTGAAAGTTTGTCCTTTTTCAAGAGTGACATTTGGGTTTCTTCATGGttccttttgaattttatattgtagctttttgtttctttttctaggaTATTATAGTGATTATGAAAAGCTTGCATTGAATTTATAGGTCTTATTAGCATTGACATCACAGCAATATTGTCTTTTAATCTATGGACATGAGGTCTATCTTAGTTAAGGTTataattgctgtgatgaaacactgtgaccaaaaacaactcggggaagaaagggcttattctgCTCACAGTTttatatcacagttcatcatcaaaagcagtcagggcagggactcaagaagtcaggaaactggaggcagaggccatgaagaacgctgcttactagcttgctccctgtggcttgcttagcctgctttcttatagaagccagaatTTCCCTGGCACAAATGGAGAGCTTAAGCTATCTTTCACGCTTGAGAAGATATTGTTATTTGACAAGATAATGCAGAATAGTCACGCATTTGCATTCATCAGACAGGGAAACCCTGATCTTGAgtcacttacatacacacagcatCATAATAAGGCCCATTCATGGTTCAGTTATAATGGATCTTTCATGTTGTCAAAAACCTCACATACAAAAACATGTGCATGGTAACTGCTATGGTATGAATTACAAATAATTTCCTCTCAAGGTCTTACCATTTCTGTCAACTATTAACACACACCCTAACTTATTTTATGAACTAACCACTTGGGGGAGGCATTGCTGTCTTGAGAGTCCATGTCCTCACAAAGTAGTCATACCTCACACTTCAGTAAATCTTTCCAATCTATTTCATGCCCCAAATTATAAGCTTATATGGTAGAgaaattttaacaacaacaaattctacaatatgaagaaaggaaaaaagcccaAAGTTCATACCATGGAAATATAACCTGAAACATAATATAATCCATGAGAACATACTTCTGCATGATGAtttttgcataaataaataaatataaatttttttgaCAGAAAACTTTGAAATAAAGCTGGAGACACCACCATCCTCACTTTGTTAAATGATGACTGAGCCACGCCATCTACATTtccaaaaaatatagaaaatctaaaatataatgaatctgtataaaaagagagaaatctgAGCAACAGTGCTTTGTCATTAGTGATCAAGTTTAAAGTCACCAGTGGTATGTCATGTCAACAGGGTCCACCCCACATGATGTCTCTTCCCTCAAGGCCAAACTTCCCTCAAGGCCAATCCACccctaaatgtttttttttttttttttttttttttgtgtgtgtgtgtgtgtgtgtgtgtgtgtgtgtgtgtctttttgagaaaggatttctttttgtAATAGCTCTGgttgttttggaactcactttgtacaccaggctggccttgaactcacagagatctgcctgcctcctctatttcccaagtgctggaattaagagtgagccactactgcccagctcccaaatgtCATTCTTCCTGGTAGTATCCTGATACAGGTTAGAATTCCAACATACAGTttctggggtgaggtggggtgggaaagAAACATCCAGTCTACAACAGAGGAGACGAGAAGGGTACCTCATCTCTTTTGCATTGTCTCCCTAAACTCATAATCCCAGTTTATCCATAAACAGACTAAAAGACTAGTCCTAAACCATAGCTATCTGCAAACTACTTGGTAGATTTCTCCAAATGACCAATGCACAAAACACAGAAAGGTTTAAAGACGTTTTAGATTCACTAAAGCAATCATTGGTCCACAGCTGGTTGGTGAGAGTCAACTGTTTTGCTTCCTATGATTGGAGGAAGCAGACTGTGAGGATCAATGCAGCTGCTTTGGTGACTTCTTATCCCCTTGGACCTCAGAACGTTCTACCATTCAGTTTCCAGGAGACTGGCCTGCTtcaagttttctcaggtcccagaAGGTTGAGTGGGCTGGAGAACCCTTTTTGCCTTCAGGTTTCCTTAGCTTGTGTCTTGACACATCTGTGTAATCATGGGGAATGGGAAATATGCATTTCTACAGAGTCTCACCCTAAAGGACTGAGGATCTGCCAGCAGCCTCCATTTGTCGCCTCTTTCAGATTACTTTTTCAGTTATCTGACTCATTTTCTCCTCACTACACTAgggtattttaaagaaaacccagtttattctttttttccagtgctaAAAACTTgaataaataacttaataaaGGATGATAAATATTGACAAGAATGGAAATACCACACACTGTAATAATActaattctttattaaaatatgacaTCTAGCAGTTTTCACACAGTAGTTGTTCAGTTATCAATTATTCAATtatctgttttcattaatttccCTTAATTTATTTGAAGTAAGACTCCAATGAAATCCAAACTGTGCTTTCTTCAAAGTTCTTTAGCTCTCTTTCTATCTGTTAGATTCTTGGCAGAGTGTGGTGGTAATCATGGCACttgaaaggcagatctctgtgacttccaggccagccaaggctacatagtgagaccctgtccaggTTATTCCCATGAGTAAGAACTTCACCAGGATGGACAGCTTCAGCACCAAAACTCAGTGGTGGGTCTTCCCTATTGACATGGAATCCCTGGTCACATTGGGATAATCTGAATCTGAGGGGACAGGTTGGCATGTTTACAATAACAGGCAGAGATCATAGTAGCTCTACTCACAGCAATCTTTGGTACTGACTGGTTGATCACAGAGTTGGGTATCTGTGGACCTGAAGTAAGGGAGAGCCtctgttggttggtttttgtcaacttgacataaacctgACATACATAGGAAGAGGGACTCGTAATTGAGAACACACGTCTATGAGATAGGCATGAAGGCAAATCTGTGGAGtgttgtcttgattaatgattgacccAGCTTATTGTGGACAGTGCCAACCCTTGGCTGGTAGTCTtgaattctataagaaagaaggcttaGCAAGCCATAGGTCACAAGCTAATAAGCACTaatcctctgtggtctctgcttcagttcctgcttccaggttcctgatTTGAGTCTCATGTGACTTGAGAGtgagtgtaagctgaaataaatcatttcctccacaaattgcttttggtcatggtgttttatcacagcaataaaaaccctgactaagagAGAGCTCTGCCTTGGTCTTACTTGATCAGCTCAAAGAGGAAAACCCAGGATTCAGTTAAACAAATCTTACTTGAGTCTCTAGAACAGGTAATCAGTAAGGTCCCAGGTTTGAGTTAGTGCTCAATCTCTTTAAGCTCCACCCCCAAGGAAATGGGAAACCCCAGTCAGCCATGCTTTCCTATACACACACTGACTATCTGTCACAAACATTCCCTTGGTCATTAGTTAGGTATCATGTAGGCGTAGTTGGGACTGAAGCTTAGTGGGGACTTTCAGAGGTGAATGAGTATTTGGTACAAATGACACTAGTTTCTGGAGACCCAGTTTGCTATTCTGCACACCaaaaaatcttgtaaatttttaaaatacatttatttgtgggAGGGgagcatgcatgtgccatggcagcTGTAGAGGACAGAGGGCAGCTTAAGAAAGTCAGTTTATTTCTTTAATCGTGTGGTTCCTGGGGTCAAGCTCAGGTGTCAGtctggtggtaagtgcctttccctgctgagccatctccaccagTCCTCAATGCCATAATTCTCTTGTAAGTGTGGAATTGTGGATGTGTTTCCTCTTGTGTTGCTCTCTTTGCTTTGGTTCTGGAGGTTGAGCCTGGGCCTTGTCCATAGAGAAAGTCACCCTGACACTGAGTTACTCCCCAGCCCCCGGATATTATCAAGTAGCTAACAAATGCACATCTCGTTTGGTATTTAGGCAATGTGTTTGGAATGATGTAGATAATTTGTAAATTGTATTTCTTCAGTGAACATGTGTAGCTGAAGGATTAGTTCCTAGAAATGGGATTCCTGAGTCAAAGGGATTCACTTCAGTTACTTGTGCAGATGCTGACACATCACTCTGCTGATCTTCACTACCTAAAGTTCAGTGGAGAGAGACCTCCGTCTATCTATGCAGAATTCACACCAAATGACCTCATCTATTGATACAGAGTTCACACCAAATGACCTCCATCTATCTATGCAGAATTCACTCTGAATGACCTCTGTCTATCTACACATAGTTCACACTGAATGACCCCCATCTATCTATGCAGAATTGACACCAAATGACCTCCATCTATCTATGCAGAGTTCACACTGAATGACCTCCATCTATCTGTGCAGAGTTCACACTGAATGACCTCCATCTATCTATGCAGTGTTCATACTGAATGACCTTTATCTATCTATGCAGAGTTCACACTGAATGGCCTCCATCTATCTATGCAGAGTTCACACTGAATGACCTCCATCTATCTGTGCAGAGTTCACACTGAATGACCTCCATCTATCTATACATAGTTCACACTGAATGACCTCCATCTATCTATGCAGAGTTCACACTGAATGACCTCCATCTATCTATGCAGAGTTCACACTGAATGACCTCCATCTATCTATGCAGAATCACTCTGAATGACCTGTGTCTATCTATACATAGTTCACACTGAATGACCTCCATCTATCTGTGCAGAGTTCACACTGAATGACCTCCATCTATCTATACATAGTTCACACTGAATGACCTCCATCTATCTATGCAGAGTTCACACTGAATGACCTCCATCTATCTATGCAGAGTTCACACTGAATGACCTCCATCTATCTATGCAGAATCACTCTGAATGACCTCCATCTATCTGTGCAGAGTTCACACTGAATGACCTCCATCTATCTATGCAGAGTTCACACTGAATGACCTCCATCTATCTGTGCAGAGTTCACACTGAATGACCTCCATCTATCTATGCAGAGTTCACACCGAATGACCTCCATCTATCTGTGCAGAGTTCACACTGAATGTTGAAGGATGATGTGAGAGTAAATGAAAAGATACCTGGGTCCCTCTCTCTTTGATCTGACCCTCGTATCAGACATAGGCTGCTCACCCCCAGTTGTACTGTGTGAGACTGTCTTTACCTGCTTAAGCTTTTCTTACTTGATTAAAAAACATACACAAGGCATAGAAAATACTAAGAGCCGTTTCAAATCTCCTTTTCTGAAGCAACATGGCTCCTCCAATCTTACTGATCATGCCAACATTCAGCCAGGTGTCCTTCCCTGTGAATCAGAATAAACGGGCTGAGAACTGCATAACCAAGGGTCAGAAATTCTTGAAAATGCATTGTGAAGGAGTCATTCTTCAAAGAGAATGATAAATACAAAGAGACAGCACAATCTGCCCAAtagaagggaagaaaacagagcATTAGAAGGAGGACACTCTGGGCAGCTCTCAGCTCAGGGGGAGTTCTGTAGAGAAGCCTGGCCTTCTGAAGGTAGAGGACATGCTGGTGGTGCTTGTGGAGAAGAGATACCATGTAGCCACTGGCCCCTCCCATGGCTCCCTGAAACACTGCATCTCTCAGGACCATAAGAAGGAGAAACATGCTGtttattttctgactttcttttttgaaaaaacagTATAAACTATTGTTACTCAGTTGTAATGTATTTGTGACTCTGTTTCTGATGGAGTGGAGGAGGTTCATGCTGATCAAGGAATTGAGAATCCAAAAGAAGATCAGGGAGAGAAGCATATACCATGTGGACCTCAGTCTGAGCCTCCCCCACCAGGAGTCTCTGGGGCTCATGATGATGGCCTGGACCACCGTGAGGAGACTGCTGGTGCAGATGGAGAGGCCTCGGGCCATCCTTTCTAGATAAACAATAATGTGACAGCCCACATCACCTAGGAAGTGTCTCAGACCTAAAGCTGCAATTGTCGTTGGTATGCTCTTGGAGAAAAGCATTATAATATTTGTAAAGGCCAAGTGCATGAGAATAAGGTGTATAGATTTctttccagaacccacaaaagCACCTATGTGATTCACAAAGACAGAAATATTCACCATAGTGCCAAGTCCAGTTATAAGAAGGAATATTGTTATTTCACTAATATTCAAAACCATTTCTAACTTTGTAGGAAGAAAATTTTGCATCTTCCAAGTAGAGTCTGAGGAAATGATATgtatctataaaatatatttaatgtcatAATATCTTTCTGGTATATAAAAGACAGCCCTGATGTGTAATGGAATATATTTTCTATCTAAATTATTCTACTTTTTTCTTGTTAGTCTTTGTGGGACATCTTATACCTTAAGTGGAATCTAAGGgagaagataaaaatatttgaaatcaaaAATCAGATTTATATTAGCAAATAGACTTCCATATTAGCAAAATTAAATTACATGTTCAGATGTTTACATATTCCATGTATTTTGAACCCCAGCGTGTGTTGAAATAAACTCAAATGTTCACCAACCTGAATGTCTCcttgtgttttctatttcattttgttacCTCTGCTTTGAGTCTGTTTCCAACCTGGACACTCCCTTAAACTCCTCTCCTGCACAGCTAATCAACAGacacttcttttaaaaactgtgtcaACCCTGGTCATtcacttctgtaatcccagctcttgaagAAGGGTGAGGCAGGATTACTGTGGATTCCCTGCAAtcacatagagagtttcaggtcagccacaGTCacataacaagaccttgtctGAACCCCCACTCTAAGAAAACCCTAGAGCAGccccaaaagcaaaagaaaaatcaatatgaaGCAAAATAACCCTATCTTACTGCATCAACATTACCATCTTTCAGAGTGGGAgacctttcttcttctgtaattccttttgttttgttactatatggcttttcttttaaaatgaatatagaaaagatctgtgctgtgggatggtcttcctTTATGCCGTGACTATGTGTTGTTATCATTGTTTAATAGTAAGCTTCTCTATGGCAAAACAGCTAGGAGGCAGGTGGTAAACCCAAGCAGAGATACATGGAGAAGAATGCCAGGGCTGGAGGAGATGCTGAAAGCTGCCCAGGGAAGTTGGGAAGCCAGATGCGATGTAACAAATGTAAAGTCTTGAGACATGTGGTAACAcagagatgaacagaaatgggttaatttcagatataagagctagctagtaagctgagccatagaccaaacagtctGTAATTGATATGTAAgcgtctgagtaattattttataagtggctgtgggactgcgggtgGAGATATCTGTCCAGACCATGGGCCTGGGTGGCACAAACTTCCCCCTACAGACCTGTTTTATGTCCTGTC of Peromyscus leucopus breed LL Stock chromosome 5, UCI_PerLeu_2.1, whole genome shotgun sequence contains these proteins:
- the LOC114700336 gene encoding vomeronasal type-1 receptor 3-like, whose amino-acid sequence is MQNFLPTKLEMVLNISEITIFLLITGLGTMVNISVFVNHIGAFVGSGKKSIHLILMHLAFTNIIMLFSKSIPTTIAALGLRHFLGDVGCHIIVYLERMARGLSICTSSLLTVVQAIIMSPRDSWWGRLRLRSTWYMLLSLIFFWILNSLISMNLLHSIRNRVTNTLQLSNNSLYCFFKKESQKINSMFLLLMVLRDAVFQGAMGGASGYMVSLLHKHHQHVLYLQKARLLYRTPPELRAAQSVLLLMLCFLPFYWADCAVSLYLSFSLKNDSFTMHFQEFLTLGYAVLSPFILIHREGHLAECWHDQ